A window from Gorilla gorilla gorilla isolate KB3781 chromosome 21, NHGRI_mGorGor1-v2.1_pri, whole genome shotgun sequence encodes these proteins:
- the ROMO1 gene encoding reactive oxygen species modulator 1, with product MPVAVGPYGQSQPSCFDRVKMGFVMGCAVGMAAGALFGTFSCLRIGMRGRELMGGIGKTMMQSGGTFGTFMAIGMGIRC from the exons ATGCCGGTGGCCGTGGGTCCCTACGGACAGTCCCAGCCAAGCTGCTTCGACCGTGTCAAGATGGGCTTCGTGATGGGTTGCGCCGTGGGCATGGCGGCCGGGGCGCTCTTCGGCACCTTTTCCTGTCTCAG GATCGGAATGCGGGGTCGAGAGCTGATGGGCGGCATTGGGAAAACCATGATGCAGAGTGGCGGCACCTTTGGCACATTCATGGCCATTGGGATGGGCATCCGATGCTAA